In Nomascus leucogenys isolate Asia chromosome 8, Asia_NLE_v1, whole genome shotgun sequence, a single genomic region encodes these proteins:
- the MAMDC4 gene encoding apical endosomal glycoprotein, which yields MPLPSHLLPALVLFLAAGSSGWAWVPNHCRSPGQAVCNFLCDCRDCSDEAQCGYHGAWPTLGTPFTCDFEQDPCGWRDISTSGYSWLRDRAGAALEGPGPHSDHTLGTDLGWYMAVGTHRGKEASTAALRSPTLREAASSCKLRLWYHAASGDVAELRLELTHGAETLTLWQSTGPWGPGWQELAVTTGRIRGDFRVTFSATRNATHRGAVALDDLEFWDCGLPTPQASCPLGHHHCQNKVCVEPQQLCDAEDNCGDQSDENPLTCGHHIATDFETGLGPWNRLEGWSQNHSAGGPERPSWPRRDHSRNSAQGSFLVSVAEPGTPAILSSPKFQASGTSNCSLVFYHYLHGSEAGCLQLFLQTLGPSAPQAPVLLRRRRGELGTAWVRDRVDIQSAHPFQILLTGQTGPGGVVGLDDLILSDHCRPVSEVSTLQPLPPGPWAPAPQPLPPSSRLQDSCERGHLACGDLCVPPEQLCDFEEQCAAGEDEQACGTTDFESPEAGGWEDASVGRLQWRRLSAQEGQGSSAAAAGHFLSLQRAWGQLSAEARVLTPLLGPSGPNCELHLAYYLQSQPREISCNFERDTCSWYPGHLSDTHWRWVESHGPDHDHTTGQGHFVLLDPTDPLAWGHSAHLFSRPQVPAAPTECLSFWYHLHGPQIGTLRLAMRREGEEIHLWSRSGTQGNRWHEAWATLSHQPGSRAQYQLLFEGLRDGYHGTMALDDVAVRPGPCWAPNDCSFEDSDCGFSPGGQGLWRRQANASGHAAWGPPTDHTTETARGHYMLVDTSPDALPRGQTASLTSKEHRPLAQPACLTFWYHGSLHSPGTLRVYLEESGRHQVLSLSAHGGLAWRLGSVDVQAKQAWRVVFEAVAADVAHSYVALDDLLLQDGPCPQPGSCDFESGLCGWSHLAWPGLGRYSWDWGGGATPSRYPQPRVDHTLGTEAGHFVFFETGVLGPGGRAAWLRSELLPATPASCLRFWYHMDFPEHFYKGELKVLLHSAQGQLAVWGTGGHRRHQWLEAQVEVASTKEFQIVFEATLGGQPALGPIALDDVEYLAGQHCQQPAPSPGDTAAPVSVPAAVGSTLLLLMLLVLLGLGGRRWLQKRGSCPFQSNTEATAPSFDNILFNADGVTLPASVTSDP from the exons atgcctctgcccagccacctgcTGCCCGCCTTGGTCCTGTTCCTGG CAGCAGGGTCCTCAGGCTGGGCCTGGGTCCCCAACCACTGCAGGAGCCCCGGCCAGGCTGTGTGCAACTTCCTGTGTGACTGCAGGGACTGCTCAGATGAGGCCCAGTGTG GTTACCATGGGGCCTGGCCCACCCTGGGCACCCCCTTCACCTGCGACTTCGAGCAGGACCCCTGCGGCTGGCGGGACATTAGCACCTCAGGCTACAGCTGGCTCCGAGACAGGGCGGGGGCCGCACTGGAGGGTCCTGGGCCTCACTCAGACCACACACTGGGCACCGACTTGG GCTGGTACATGGCCGTTGGAACCCACCGAGGGAAAGAGGCATCCACCGCAGCCCTGCGCTCACCAACCCTGCGAGAGGCAGCCTCCTCCTGCAAGCTGAGGCTCTGGTACCACGCGGCCTCTGGAG ATGTGGCTGAGCTGCGGCTGGAGCTGACCCATGGCGCAGAGACCCTGACCCTGTGGCAGAGCACAGGGCCCTGGGGCCCTGGCTGGCAGGAGTTGGCAGTGACCACAGGCCGCATCCGGGGTGACTTCCGA GTGACCTTCTCTGCCACCCGAAATGCCACCCACAGGGGCGCTGTGGCTCTAGATGACCTAGAGTTCTGGGACTGTGGTCTGCCCA CCCCCCAGGCCAGCTGTCCCCTGGGACACCACCACTGCCAGAACAAGGTCTGCGTGGAGCCCCAGCAGCTGTGCGACGCGGAAGACAACTGCGGGGACCAGTCTGATGAGAACCCACTCACCTGTG GCCACCACATAGCCACCGACTTTGAGACAGGCCTGGGCCCATGGAACCGCTTGGAAGGCTGGTCCCAGAACCACAGCGCTGGTGGTCCTGAGCGCCCCTCCTGGCCACGCCGTGACCACAGCCGGAACAGTGCACAGG GCTCCTTCCTGGTCTCCGTGGCCGAGCCTGGCACCCCTGCTATACTCTCCAGCCCCAAATTCCAAGCCTCAGGCACCTCCAACTGCTCG CTGGTCTTCTATCACTACCTGCATGGATCTGAGGCTGGCTGCCTCCAGCTGTTCCTGCAGACTCTGGGGCCCAGCGCCCCCCAGGCCCCCGTCCTGCTGCGGAGGCGCCGAGGGGAGCTGGGGACTGCCTGGGTCCGAGACCGTGTTGACATCCAGAGCGCCCACCCCTTCCAG ATCCTCCTGACCGGGCAGACAGGCCCGGGGGGTGTCGTGGGTCTGGACGACCTCATCCTGTCGGACCACTGCAGACCGGTCTCCG AGGTGTCCACCCTGCAGCCGctgcctcctgggccctgggccccagccccccagcccctgccgCCCAGCTCGCGGCTCCAGGATTCCTGCGAGCGGGGGCATCTCGCCTGCGGGGACCTGTGTGTGCCCCCGGAACAACTGTGTGACTTCGAGGAGCAGTGCGCAGCGGGCGAGGACGAGCAGGCCTGCG GCACCACAGACTTTGAGTCCCCTGAGGCCGGGGGCTGGGAGGACGCCAGCGTGGGGCGGCTGCAGTGGCGGCGTCTCTCAGCCCAGGAGGGCCAGGGGTCCAGTGCAGCTGCTGCTG GGCACTTCCTGTCTCTGCAGAGGGCCTGGGGGCAGCTGAGCGCTGAGGCCCGGGTCCTTACCCCCCTCCTTGGCCCTTCTGGCCCCAACTGTGAACTCCACCTGGCTTATTATTTACAGAGTCAGCCCCGAG agatcTCCTGTAACTTTGAGCGGGACACATGCAGCTGGTACCCAGGCCACCTCTCAGACACACACTGGCGCTGGGTGGAGAGCCACGGCCCTGACCATGACCACACCACAGGCCAAG GCCACTTCGTGCTCCTGGACCCCACAGACCCCCTGGCCTGGGGCCACAGCGCCCACCTGTTCTCCAGGCCCCAGGTGCCAGCAGCGCCCACAGAGTGTCTCAGCTTCTGGTACCACCTCCATGGGCCCCAGATTG GGACTCTGCGCCTAGCCATGAGACGGGAAGGGGAGGAGATACACCTGTGGTCGCGGTCGGGCACCCAGGGCAACCGCTGGCACGAGGCCTGGGCCACCCTTTCTCACCAGCCTGGCTCCCGTGCCCAGTACCAG ctgCTGTTCGAGGGCCTCCGGGACGGATACCACGGCACCATGGCGCTGGACGATGTGGCCGTGCGGCCGGGCCCCTGCTGGGCCCCTAATGACTGCTCCTTTGAGGACTCGGACTGCGGCTTCTCCCCTGGAGGCCAGGGTCTCTGGAGGCGGCAGGCCAATGCCTCGGGCCATGCTGCCTGGGGCCCCCCAACAGACCATACCACTGAGACAGCCCGAG GGCACTACATGCTGGTGGACACAAGCCCAGATGCACTGCCCCGGGGCCAGACGGCCTCCCTGACCTCCAAGGAGCACAGGCCCCTGGCCCAGCCTGCTTGTCTGACCTTCTGGTACCACGGGAGCCTCCACAGCCCAG GCACCCTGCGGGTCTACCTGGAGGAGAGCGGGAGGCACCAGGTGCTCAGCCTCAGTGCCCACGGCGGGCTTGCCTGGCGTCTGGGCAGCGTGGACGTGCAGGCCAAGCAAGCCTGGAGG GTGGTGTTTGAGGCAGTGGCTGCAGACGTGGCACACTCCTACGTGGCTCTGGATGATCTGCTCCTCCAGGACGGGCCCTGCCCTCAGCCAG GTTCTTGTGATTTTGAGTCTGGCCTGTGTGGCTGgagccacctggcctggcccGGCCTGGGCAGATACAGCTGGGACTGGGGTGGGGGAGCCACCCCCTCTCGTTACCCCCAGCCCCGTGTGGACCACACCCTGGGCACAGAGGCAG GCCACTTTGTCTTCTTTGAAACTGGCGTGCTGGGCCCCGGGGGCCGGGCCGCCTGGCTGCGCAGCGAGCTTCTGccagccaccccagcctcctgcctccgCTTCTGGTACCACATGGACTTTCCTGAGCACTTCT ACAAGGGGGAGCTGAAGGTGCTGCTGCACAGTGCCCAGGGCCAGCTGGCTGTGTGGGGCACAGGCGGGCATCGGCGGCACCAGTGGCTGGAGGCCCAGGTGGAGGTAGCCAGCACCAAGGAGTTCCAG ATCGTGTTTGAAGCCACTCTGGGCGGCCAGCCAGCGCTGGGGCCCATTGCCCTGGATGACGTGGAGTATCTGGCCGGGCAGCATTGCCAGCAGCCTGCCCCCAGCCCGG GGGACACAGCCGCACCCGTGTCTGTGCCAGCTGCGGTTGGCAGTACCCTCCTATTGCTCATGCTCCTGGTGCTGCTGGGACTTGGGGGACGGCGCTGGCTACAGAAGAGGGGGAGCTGCCCCTTCCAGAGCAACACAGAAGCCACCGCCCCCAGCTTTGACAACATCCTTTTCAATGCG gATGGTGTCACCCTCCCGGCCTCTGTCACCAGCGATCCATAG
- the PHPT1 gene encoding 14 kDa phosphohistidine phosphatase: MAAADLAHIPDVDIDSDGVFKYVLIRVHSAPRSGAPAAESKEIVRGYKWAEYHADIYDKVSGDMQKQGCDCECLGGGRISHQSQDKKIHVYGYSMAYGPAQHAISTEKIKAKYPDYEVTWANDGY, from the exons ATGGCGGCGGCGGACCTCGCTCACATTCCTGATGTGGACATCGACTCCGACGGCGTCTTCAAGTATGTGCTGATCCGAGTCCACTCGGCTCCGCGCTCCGGGGCTCCGGCTGCAGAGAGCAAGGAGATCGTGCGCGGCTACAAGTGGGCTGAGTACCATG CGGACATCTACGACAAAGTGTCGGGCGACATGCAGAAGCAGGGCTGTGACTGTGAGTGTCTGGGCGGCGGGCGCATCTCCCACCAGAGTCAGGACAAGAAGATTCACGTGTACGGCTACTCCATG GCCTATGGTCCTGCCCAGCACGCCATTTCAACTGAGAAAATCAAAGCCAAGTACCCCGACTACGAGGTCACCTGGGCTAACGACGGCTACTGA
- the RABL6 gene encoding rab-like protein 6 isoform X2, translating into MENDPQEAESEMALDAEFLDVYKNCNGVVMMFDITKQWTFNYILRELPKVPTHVPVCVLGNYRDMGEHRVILPDDVRDFIDNLDRPPGSSYFRYAESSMKNSFGLKYLHKFFNIPFLQLQRETLLRQLETNQLDMDATLEELSVQQETEDQNYGIFLEMMEARSRGHASPLAANGQSPSSGSQSPVVPPGAVSTGSSSPSTPQPAPQLPLNAAPPSSVPPVPPSEALPPPACPSAPAPRRSIISRLFGTSPAAEATPPPPEPAPATEAPATVQSVEDFVPDDRLDRSFLEDMTPARDEKKVGAKAAQQDSDSDGEALGGNPMVAGFQDDVDLEDQPRGSPPPPVGPVPSQDITLSSEEEAEVADPPKDPALAPQQCSEPETKWSSIPASKPRRGTAPTRTAAPPWPGGASVRTGPEKHSSTRPPAEIEPGKGEQASSSESDPEGPIAAQMLSFVMDDPDFESEASDTQHRADEFPVRDDPSDVTDDEAPAQPPPAPKLPLPAFRLKNDSDLFGLGLEEAGPKESSEEGKEGKTPSKEKKKKKKKGKEEEEKAAKKKSKHKKSKDKEEGKEERRRRQQRPPRSRERTAAEELEAFLGGGAPGGRHPGGGDYEEL; encoded by the exons ATGGAGAACGACCCCCAGGAG GCGGAGTCCGAAATGGCCCTGGATGCTGAGTTCCTGGACGTGTACAAGAACTGCAATGGGGTGGTCATGATGTTCGACATCACCAAGCAGTG GACCTTCAATTACATTCTCCGGGAGCTTCCGAAAGTGCCCACCCATGTGCCAGTGTGCGTGCTGGGGAACTACCGGGACATGGGCGAGCACCGAGTCATCCTGCCGGACGACGTGCGTGACTTCATTGACAACCTGGAcag ACCTCCAGGTTCCTCCTACTTCCGCTACGCTGAGTCTTCCATGAAGAACAGCTTCGGCCTAAAGTACCTTCATAAGTTCTTCAATATCCCATTTTTGCAGCTTCAG AGGGAGACGCTGTTACGGCAGCTGGAGACAAACCAGCTGGACATGGATGCCACACTGGAGGAGCTGTCGGTGCAGCAGGAGACGGAGGACCAGAACTACGGCAT CTTCCTGGAGATGATGGAGGCTCGCAGCCGCGGCCATGCGTCCCCACTGGCGGCCAACGGCCAGAGCCCATCCTCGGGCTCCCAGTCACCAGTGGTGCCTCCAGGCGCCGTGTCCACAGGGAGCTCCAGCCCCAGCACACCCCAGCCCGCCCCACAGCTGCCCCTCAATGCCGCCCCACCATCCTCTGTGCCCCCTGTACCACCCTCAgaggccctgcccccacctgcgtgcccctcagcccctgccccacGGCGCAGCATCATCTCTAGGCTGTTTGGGACGTCACCTGCTGCTGAGGCAACCCCTCCACCTCCAG AGCCAGCCCCGGCCACAGAGGCCCCCGCAACAGTCCAGAGTGTGGAGGACTTCGTTCCCGACGACCGCCTGGACCGCAGCTTCCTGGAAGACATGACCCCCGCCAGGGACGAGAAGAAGGTGGGGGCCAAGGCTGCCCAGCAGGACAGCGACAG TGATGGGGAGGCCCTGGGCGGCAACCCGATGGTGGCAGGGTTCCAGGACGACGTGGACCTCGAAGACCAGCCACGTGGGAGTCCCCCGCCGCCCGTGGGCCCCGTCCCCAGTCAAGACATCACTCTTTCGAGTGAGGAGGAAGCAGAAGTGGCAGATCCCCCAAAAGACCCTGCCCTGGCTCCCCAGCAGTGCTCAGAGCCAGAGACCAAGTG GTCCTCCATACCAGCTTCGAAGCCACGGAGGGGGACAGCTCCCACGAGGACCGCAGCACCCCCCTGGCCAGGCGGTGCCTCTGTTCGCACAGGTCCGGAGAAGCACAGCAGCACCAGGCCCCCTGCTGAGATTGAGCCGGGGAAGGGTGAGCAGGCCTCCTCGTCGGAGAGTGACCCCGAGGGGCCCATCGCTGCACAAATGCTGTCCTTCGTCATGGATGACCCTGACTTTGAGAGCGAGGCATCAGACACACAGCACAGGGCG GATGAGTTTCCCGTGCGAGACGACCCCTCTGATGTGACTGACGATGAGGCCCCTGCCcagccacccccagcccccaagcTCCCTCTCCCCGCCTTCAGACTGAAGAATGACTCGGACCTCTtcgggctggggctggaggaggctggACCCAAGGAGAGCAGTGAGGAAG GTAAGGAGGGCAAAACCCCCTctaaggagaagaagaagaagaagaaaaaaggcaaagag GAGGAAGAAAAGGCTGCCAAGAAGAAGAGCAAACACAAGAAGAGCAAGGACAAGGAGGAGGGCAAGgaggagcggcggcggcggcagcagcggccCCCGCGCAGCAGGGAGAGGACGGCTGCCGAGGAGCTGGAGGCTTTCCTGGGGGGCGGGGCCCCGGGTGGCCGTCACCCTGGGGGTGGCGACTACGAGGAGCTCTAG
- the AJM1 gene encoding LOW QUALITY PROTEIN: apical junction component 1 homolog (The sequence of the model RefSeq protein was modified relative to this genomic sequence to represent the inferred CDS: inserted 6 bases in 4 codons; deleted 1 base in 1 codon) — MTRTDPPDLLVSTVYQDIKVATPGPASKRSPCERSVARPAEPAPFNKRHCRSFDFLEALDGPAMETLPEPPPPEPAVPRARTREAEPRRRPRSKSAXPPGLTPAPASPPVLPRRGREAQRAARAEASPRREPAYPALRALANELHPIKLQPQRGGPGGIAPLCAAAGRCAPPEPPAGPAPHVRCRLDIKPDDAVLQHAARGSRSCGPAEAAPWARPAPQFHSLTVPGPRHMALSRTPTPSDSYCADPRAFYCDGPLPGPRDYAERRSLPFTTPPGPTQFFYTEEPQGFRGSFAASPGPTFDAYCPRPYPSEELPGPSPRRMGGYYAGEVRTFPIQEPPSRSYYGEAPRAYGLPYGPRYVPEEPRAHSTARPFYTEDLGRYRQRDVLARTYPHPRSSPAWVDWGPRPYRTLQVVPSSDPDPLLASWHGGTGTSPPRLATDSRHYSRSWDNILAPGPRREDPLGRGRSYENLLGREVREPRGVSPEGRRPPVVVNLSTSPRRYAALSLSETSLTEKGRAGKGLGRNWYVTPEITITDNDLRATQHXTRAWELPGGRTRLPPHAAPDGPTPGRQRSLEQLDELITDLVIDSRPPAGQASEPAADCLGPQLRRLLDSRPAGSGVPALAPPRSPPASAGSAEEPAAPGGEAADASPEPSADEDDLMTCSNARCRRTETMFNACLYFKSCHSCYTYYCSRLCRREDWDAHKARCVYGRVGSVCRHVLQFCRDSGPVHRAFSRITXVGFLSRGRGVLFLGFPSPGSADNFLRFGLEGLLLSPTYLSLRELATHAAPLGSYARELAAAGRLYEPAECFLLSVSVAVGPGTAPPGTSALPVPAPAPRSHGPTVRKFAKVALAAGSPARPPXARSREPDMETLILTPPPGTAGLDQDGEAGRRAREVAFIHIQRELRLRGVFLRHEFPRVYEQLCEFVEANRRFTPTTIYPTDRRTGRPFMCMIMAASEPRALDWVASANLLDDIM, encoded by the exons ATGACCCGTACGGACCCTCCGGACCTGCTGGTGTCGACCGTGTACCAGGACATCAAGGTGGCGACCCCAGGACCCGCGTCCAAGCGCTCGCCATGTGAGCGATCCGTGGCCCGGCCTGCTGAGCCCGCGCCTTTCAACAAGCGCCACTGCCGCAGCTTCGACTTCCTGGAGGCGCTGGACGGGCCCGCCATGGAGACCCTGCCGGAGCCACCGCCCCCGGAGCCCGCTGTGCCGCGCGCCCGGACCCGCGAGGCCGAGCCACGCCGCCGCCCCCGCTCCAAGAGCGC CCCCCCGGGCCTGACGCCCGCACCCGCCTCGCCGCCGGTGTTGCCCCGCCGAGGGCGGGAGGCCCAGCGTGCGGCGCGGGCCGAGGCATCGCCGCGCCGGGAGCCCGCGTACCCGGCGCTCCGCGCCCTTGCCAACGAGCTGCATCCCATCAAGTTGCAGCCGCAGCGGGGCGGCCCCGGCGGCATCGCGCCCCTGTGCGCCGCCGCGGGCCGCTGCGCACCGCCCGAGCCACCCGCGGGTCCCGCCCCCCACGTGCGCTGCCGCCTGGACATCAAGCCAGACGACGCAGTGCTCCAGCACGCCGCCCGGGGCTCGCGGTCCTGCGGGCCCGCCGAGGCCGCGCCCtgggcccgccccgccccgcagTTCCACAGCCTCACGGTGCCCGGGCCCCGCCATATGGCGCTGTCGCGCACCCCGACGCCCAGCGACTCATACTGTGCGGATCCCCGGGCGTTCTACTGCGACGGGCCCCTGCCTGGGCCCCGGGACTACGCCGAGCGCCGCAGTCTGCCCTTCACCACCCCGCCGGGCCCCACCCAGTTCTTCTACACAGAGGAGCCCCAAGGCTTCCGGGGCAGCTTCGCGGCCAGTCCCGGCCCAACCTTCGACGCCTACTGCCCCAGGCCCTATCCGTCCGAGGAGCTCCCAGGGCCCAGTCCAAGGCGCATGGGCGGTTACTACGCAGGAGAGGTGCGCACCTTCCCAATTCAGGAACCGCCCTCCCGCTCCTACTATGGGGAGGCTCCCCGAGCCTACGGCCTGCCCTACGGGCCCCGCTATGTCCCCGAGGAGCCCCGGGCCCACTCCACCGCCCGCCCCTTTTACACGGAGGACCTCGGAAGGTACCGCCAGCGCGACGTCTTGGCTCGGACGTACCCGCACCCGCGcagcagcccagcctgggtgGACTGGGGCCCACGACCCTACCGCACCCTGCAAGTGGTGCCGTCCTCTGACCCCGACCCGTTGCTCGCCTCCTGGCACGGCGGCACCGGCACCAGTCCGCCCCGGCTGGCCACCGACAGCCGCCACTACTCGCGCTCCTGGGACAACATTCTGGCCCCGGGGCCGCGCCGCGAAGACCCGTTGGGCCGCGGCCGCAGCTACGAGAACCTGCTGGGGCGCGAGGTGCGGGAGCCGCGAGGCGTGTCCCCCGAAGGCCGGCGCCCGCCCGTCGTCGTGAACCTGTCCACCTCGCCCAGACGCTACGCCGCACTGTCCCTGTCCGAGACGTCGCTGACGGAGAAGGGCCGCGCGGGCAAGGGCCTGGGCCGCAACTGGTACGTGACGCCCGAGATCACCATCACTGACAATGACCTGCGCGCCACCCAGC GCACCAGGGCCTGGGAGTTGCCCGGGGGCCGCACGCGGCTACCTCCCCACGCGGCCCCCGACGGCCCCACCCCTGGCCGCCAGCGGAGCCTGGAGCAGCTGGACGAGCTCATCACGGACCTGGTCATCGACTCGCGACCCCCCGCCGGCCAGGCCTCAGAGCCCGCGGCCGACTGCCTGGGCCCCCAACTGCGCCGACTGCTGGATTCGCGGCCCGCGGGCTCCGGGGTCCCCGCGCTGGCGCCGCCACGCTCGCCCCCCGCCTCGGCCGGCAGCGCAGAGGAGCCCGCGGCCCCAGGGGGAGAGGCGGCCGACGCGTCCCCCGAACCCAGCGCCGACGAAGACGACCTGATGACCTGCTCCAATGCGCGCTGCCGGCGTACCGAGACCATGTTCAACGCCTGCCTCTACTTCAAGTCCTGCCACAGCTGCTACACCTACTACTGCTCGCGCCTGTGCCGCCGCGAGGACTGGGACGCCCACAAGGCGCGCTGCGTGTACGGCCGCGTGGGCAGCGTGTGCCGCCACGTGCTGCAGTTTTGCCGCGACAGCGGCCCGGTGCACCGCGCTTTCTCGCGCATCA CCGTCGGCTTCCTGTCGCGCGGCCGCGGTGTGCTCTTCCTGGGCTTCCCAAGTCCAGGCTCGGCCGACAACTTCCTGCGCTTTGGCCTGGAGGGGCTGCTGCTA TCCCCCACCTACCTATCGCTGCGTGAACTGGCCACACACGCGGCGCCCCTGGGCAGCTACGCGCGCGAGCTGGCGGCCGCTGGGCGCCTCTACGAGCCGGCAGAGTGCTTCCTGCTCAGCGTGTCCGTGGCCGTGGGACCCGGCACCGCGCCCCCGGGGACATCCGCCCTGCCCGTGCCCGCGCCAGCGCCACGCAGCCACGGGCCAACAGTGCGCAAGTTCGCCAAGGTAGCGCTGGCTGCCGGCAGCCCCGCGCGGCCACC GGCGCGGAGCCGCGAGCCCGACATGGAGACGCTGATCCTGACGCCACCGCCGGGCACGGCGGGCCTGGATCAGGACGGCGAGGCGGGCCGGCGCGCGCGCGAGGTGGCCTTCATCCACATCCAGCGCGAACTGCGGCTGCGCGGCGTCTTCCTGCGCCACGAGTTCCCACGCGTCTACGAGCAGCTTTGCGAGTTCGTCGAGGCCAACAGGCGCTTCACGCCCACCACCATCTACCCCACGGACCGGCGCACCGGCCGCCCCTTCATGTGCATGATCATGGCTGCCTCCGAACCGCGCGCGCTCGACTGGGTGGCCAGCGCCAACCTGCTGGACGACATCATGTGA
- the EDF1 gene encoding endothelial differentiation-related factor 1: protein MAESDWDTVTVLRKKGPTAAQAKSKQAILAAQRRGEDVETSKKWAAGQNKQHSITKNTAKLDRETEELHHDRVTLEVGKVIQQGRQSKGLTQKDLATKINEKPQVIADYESGRAIPNNQVLGKIERAIGLKLRGKDIGKPIEKGPRAK, encoded by the exons ATGGCCGAGAGCGACTGGGACACGGTGACGGTGCTGCGCAAGAAGGGCCCTACGGCCGCCCAGGCCAAATCCAAGCAG gCTATCTTAGCAGCACAGAGACGAGGAGAAGATGTGGAGACTTCCAAGAAAT GGGCTGCTGGCCAGAACAAACAACATTCTATCACCAAGAACACGGCCAAGCTGGACCGGGAGACGGAGGAGCTGCACCATGACAGGGTGACCCTGGAGGTGGGCAAGGTGATCCAGCAGGGTCGGCAGAGCAAGGGGCTTACACAGAAGGACCTGGCCACG AAAATCAACGAGAAGCCACAGGTGATCGCGGACTATGAGAGCGGACGGGCCATACCCAATAACCAGGTGCTGGGCAAAATCGAGCGGGCCATCG GCCTCAAGCTCCGGGGAAAGGACATTGGAAAGCCCATCGAGAAGGGGCCTAGGGCGAAATGA